GGTTTCCGTCCCGTGAGCCGGAGTCAATCTCTAGGCTCTCAGCTTGCAGTGCCAAAAATGCTTCTAGCCCTCACAGGTGCAAAGAAATCTCTCTAACCAGGGGCGGGTTGGACCcatgcctgagtctgcagagagcctgagccgatCGCTCTGAGAGGGGGGAGCTGTCCCGAATGTGATCCAGGCAGTGATGGGAGTGGGCTGGCTCGGGGGGTCCAGTCCTGCTAGAATTGTACTTTCCACCCAAATTTCCAATATCTcacctttttgtcccaattcaggagaAAAACAAGTGTTAAAATATAGTTAGAAAATCTGTTTTCTGAACATCTGACCTGGGAGTGCTTGAAATTCCACCCAACACCCCTTCCTCATGGAGTCTGAGACGGGGTGAACAGCCTTATTTTCCAGCCTTCTGTCACCTCCTCTTCTCTGTTTCAGTCTCTCCTCCTACACCAAGTCGGGACCTAGGgtgttttcaaaacaaacatttgcaaTGGGGAAAAGTGAGAAACTCACCCCGTTCGCTCTGCTAGAACTTTCCTCGCAGCAAGGTGTGTCGTCCATTCCCAAGACATATATATTTCCGAGTGCAAATGTGTTTGTTTCAATAACGTTGATATTTACGTAAGGAGAAGCAAATATGTTCCATAAATGCAACTACCACTGGGGTGAAGCTTGACAGGTATTATTATATAGAGAACATTATTTTTatcaagaaaaatgattaattcCCATAAATGCAGCTAGCACTGCGGTGGAGCATATTGTGTCAGCTCTTATATAtagatgtaaacacacacacatatatgcaaatacacacacacagtttttggGTTTCTGCgtctcctccctctgctgctggacaGGACGGGGCAGTGTCCTGCTGCTCCCTCAGCTCCCCATTTGGCTGTCAGACAGATGGACGGCTCGGcaagcttctctctctttttttctctccttctcctcacCGTCCACTCGCTCTCCACCTACCCCTTGGCTGTCTGCTGGTACACCGACTTTTATACCGACCTGTCTGGCACAGGCGCCgttccatgggtgctctggggctgtagcacccatgggggaaaattagtgggtgctctgcacacaCCAGCAACCAAGCTCCCCTCCCAATTCACCTCACATCACCGAACCTCCGCCTCATCCCCTCAGCGCGCCGCATCCCTgcttccctgcccacctcccgGCGCTtgctgccacaaaacagctgtttcgtggcggaacaagctccgggagggaggggggaggagcgggcaCTCGGCGTGCTCACGGGatgaggcggagaagaggcggggcaggggcggggcctttgggaaaggggttggaatgggggcggggccagggcggagtcggggcggggccgggggcagacgGGGGTCGAGCTCCCGCCAGCCGCGGTTGGCGCCTCTGCTGCCCAACTGCCCGCCCTCCAGACGGTCCGGTCTGTTTTTAGCCCACAGCCGTTGTTTCCCTCAGCGTTCGGATCGGCTGACCTTTGCTCCCCTTCGCTTTTCCCGCCAATTCTACCTGTTAGCGCTGTGGGGTCTGCCGCTCCGCGCGTGGGCCTGACTCTTGCTCATTTACAATGAAAGCCAGGGATACACCATGGAGCCGGGGGATTTCTCTGGCATCAGCATCGTCCACGCAGGTGTTCGACCTGCAAGTTATTGCACCTTGTTCCTCACGTTTAGGCAAAAAGGGAAGCAGCTCAGGGGGCAGCATAAGGAAATCTCAAAATGCGGGGTCAAGAGTTCATCAGTTTCTGGTGCGTTACTCAAGTGAGTTTTCTCTCCATATTTTTCAAAGGGGACGTGTGTTTGTTTCATCACTAGAGAGGAACCGACTGAGTTGCGAACACTTCAGCTGTGTCCTTAACAACCCGATGTTGCAGGAGAGGAGACGTGGAGGGGAGGCCAGGAGGCCAGAACGAGGGCGGAAGTGACGCGGAAGCGGTGTCACGCCACCCGCCACGATGGGGCGTTTGCCCACAGCCTTGGTGCAAAGCCCGACAGGGTCCGGGTGGGAAACAGGAGGCCTCAAGGGAAAGTTTCGGGGTGTGTTTGGTTCTGCAGCGGTTAAATGGCTCCaaggagagcaggtggggggggaagggggacagaagaCAGTCCAAGAAGTGGGCCCAAGGCAGGGCGGGAGTGGACCTGATGTGGCGTCAGGACTATAGCCATAGACGACGTGCCCACCGTTGGGTGCCACGCTCTCGATGATCCGGGTGGGAAAGACGAGGGGGAGGGTTCCGGGGTGTGGTGGGTCCCGCATGATTTAAAGGGGAGGGTGGCGGGTGAAACTGGGATTAACTCTtcaaagggagggggagacagtggTAGTGGATCTCAGTGAGGGCGGAAAGAAAACGGAAGTGGCGTCAACCCCTCTAACCTCAACGAAGGACTTGCCCATAGTTCCTCATGGGGTCCGGGTGGGAAACAGGAGCCGCGTTGGAAAGTTCCGGGATGTATTTGGGGCGGGGTATCAGAAAGGGAATAAGTCCCcttccccaggtcagggacgaTGGGGAGGTgataggtggggaggggagggcagaaaaGTGCGCGAGGGACAAAAGTCCCACAAAAATGGTAAAtacccaaaggggaaaaaatcagagacTAATTTCCCCCCTGGTGTTTCAATTACTTCTCAACATTTCTGGTTGATTTTCCCCAGTGATTTGTATTAAattccttctttttctctcttttttccttcttcccccactCATCCTTTAAAACAAATAACTTTGCAGGGGGGGCAAAATTCCAATTTGCAGGGGAGAAaagattttcatgaaaaaaaatattgtttttggggggagggaggagagaaatgtCCCAATCTTCAGGGATAAAATGAAACATTCTCACTTGGGGGCAGGAGTGATGTTCCAGAACAAAATATCAAATTTTCaggaaaatatcatttttttaaagttgattttCTGAAGggcaaattttcagaaatgattgTAAGATTTTGGACCACGACAAGGGGACTGAAGAGAAGAGGGAAGTGAGGGAGAAAAAGCAAAAGTTATTAcccaaacacattttttcaaaaaactcTGAAAACAGACAGTTTTTCAcacaaagaaattatttaatttttagaccaaaaaaaatcactttctttgAGCAATTCCAGCCGGCTGGAGCAGTCACGCTGGTCACTCAGACCAGTTCCACCGCCCACACGATGCTGAGCTTCGCGAGTGTTTCTCTTCGTGCTCAGTTAGGAAGAGGGACCAGACGCTGCGTTAATTACCCCCAGCTGGTCACGCTCCACAGGGAGGCGTTGCAATCACTCCAGAGAGGACAGGGAAATAACACACAGGGATGTGATATAGTTATATCCAGGAGGCCCCGGAGAAGGCATTTCCTGAGGGTAGATCCATGCCCCAGTAGATTATTCCCTGCTGTAGAGAGGGCTAGTTGGGTTTTGTTGGGGTTCACAGGGACCTTCACGTCCATAattttcttctcctctccctcaaaCCCTGTGGGGGTCTCCTCCTGTGGGGAATTCCCTCCTGGCGGCGTGGCTGTGAGTGTGAGGGACTCAGGTGGTGCTGAGTGCGGAGGGACTCAGCGCCGCTGGGCGTGGTTGGAGGTGTGTCCCCTGCGTCCTGGAGTCTGGAATTTAATCTCTGCGTAGTGCACGCTCTCGCTCTCCTCGGCCCCCCGGCTGCCGTGGCCCTGTGTTGGACAGACACACTGTGAGGACGCCGTCACCCCAGATCTGGTCTCTTAATTCAGGCCAATTTAGGCATCTCCCACGGAGCAAATCCCACAGTGTTACCCCAGATTGGAGGggttgagagtcaggactcctgggttctctccccagctctgggagaggagtggggtcgagttgggtagagcaggggggctgggaggcaggactcctgggttctacccctacctctgggaggggattgggggctgaggggttagagcaggggggatgggagcaaggactcctgggttctctcccctcacTGTATTGTACCAGTCCTTATTGGCACCCGGAGACCAGACCCAAGCACAGTATGGAACAGGGCCCAGCCTGCATTGTCTCACCTTCGGCTGCCGCTGGCAGGGCTGCAAGGGGTGCGGCGCTGCggaagaagggagaagaaaggaacaTTAAAACGgaggagtgtgagagagagtctGGGGTGAAGAGGGAAACTGCAGAGATCTAGGgatgggaggagaaggaaggacgTGGGGGGGTTAGATATATGGACAGACAGCCCAGCATGGACCCAGAGGACAGACGGCCGCTAGGGTGTATTCACTAGCAGAGGCCCTGGCCCATGGGGACAGGAGTTTAGCGGGGGGAAGGCTCCGGTTTGGTACCTCGGTGTCTCTTCAGGAGGAGGGTGACCACCAGGCCAAGGATGAGAAGGAGCCCCAGGGCGATGGCGACCTGGTACAGGAGATCCCGGGCGCAGCACCCTACGGGGGCAGGTTCTTTACCTGGGCGATGGAGAGGAGCTTTAGGGGATTCTCAGCCCCTTGAgacagccagtcccctgccctggtgCCGCAGAGGGGGAAGGCTCcgtgcccccattccccacctcacCTGTGTCACTCTGGTTTCTCCCCATCACCTGCAGCTCTGTGCCCGCTCCTGTCCCGCGCTCTCCCTGGTGGATGCTGATCTGACACTGATAGAGACCAGAGTCCCTCTTCTCCAACTCCGACAGGGTGAGCGTGGCCTCCCCTTTCCGGAGCAGATCCCGGAAGGACACATTGAGCCGTCCGCTGTAGAAGGGATGGTCAGATTCCAGCACAACCCCGGGTGATATGGTCCACGTCGCTTTGGCCATGCTGCCCTGTCTGTTCTCGAAGGAGCAGCTGAGGTTCATGGTCTCGCCGGGGGACGCTCGGAGGACAACGGGGCTCTGCAGCACTGTGAGACCTTCGTGAACCAGGGCAATAAACATTACAGCAGCAAAGGAAAACGACGACGAGTGGTATCAAGACACGCCCCAGCCGCCCGAAACCTTAGCAGCACGGAGATAAGAAGCaaaggggaaagaattgtgcGTTCCTGTCCACCTTGCTATTGCTCACAACACTCTCAATAACACACTGCAcagggctttcacttccaccCCAACAGAGACCCAACATCAACACTGCtatgtccaaagcagactgcaaggaaTTACAAAGGCATCTCACTAgacttggtgactgggcaacaaaatggccgatgaaacTCAAGGGTGGTAAATGCAAAGTcaggcacattggaaaacagaatcccaactatacatacaaactgatggggtctcaattagctgttaccactcaagagagatcttggcgtcgttgtggatagttctctgcaaacatccactcactgtgcagcggcagtgaaaaaagtCACCAGACTGTGAGCATCCattaggaaggggagagagaaaaagacagaaaatatcctattgcctctatataaatccatggtacgcccgcaCCTTGGAccctgcgtgcagttttggtcgcCTCAAATCAAgtaaagatacattagaattgcaaaaggtacagagaagggcaaccaaaacAATGAGGGGTACGGAACGGCTTCCCCCTTacaaggaccaggaaacccccttacaaattaaaatgGCAGCT
The window above is part of the Natator depressus isolate rNatDep1 chromosome 14, rNatDep2.hap1, whole genome shotgun sequence genome. Proteins encoded here:
- the LOC141998081 gene encoding natural cytotoxicity triggering receptor 3-like — encoded protein: YHSSSFSFAAVMFIALVHEGLTVLQSPVVLRASPGETMNLSCSFENRQGSMAKATWTISPGVVLESDHPFYSGRLNVSFRDLLRKGEATLTLSELEKRDSGLYQCQISIHQGERGTGAGTELQVMGRNQSDTGKEPAPVGCCARDLLYQVAIALGLLLILGLVVTLLLKRHRAPHPLQPCQRQPKGHGSRGAEESESVHYAEIKFQTPGRRGHTSNHAQRR